Genomic DNA from Candidatus Hydrogenedentota bacterium:
CGGCACCGCGCCCAGCCGGCCCACCACAAAACTGATGAAGATACTCCAGTTGGCCACATCCAGAAACATCATGCCGCCCGCGGGGCCGCCGACCCGCACCAACTCCACCGCCTTCGCCCGATCAAAGCCCATTTCGCCCCGCGTGTTGAACTGGCGATGGAAAGGTCCGCTCAGGAACACGGCAAAAAGCAGGAAGAACTGGAGATACATGGAGGCGTTGGTGGCCCATGCCGAACCCGCGATACCCAAGGCGGGCGCGCCCCAGTTGCCAAAGATCAACATGTAGTTGAGCACAACATTCACCGCCGTACCAATGATCGCCATGACCATCGGCACCACCGCATAGTTGGAAGCTTGGAAGAAGACCGCCAGCGTCGTGACGAAGGCAAGTGGCAGATAGCTGAAAATTCGCGGCTGGAAATACTCCAGTTCGAGCCGGGTAACCTCCGCCTCGTGCCCCATGAGCCCGAACAGGTAGGGGGCCAGGGGATAAAAGACGATGGATATCAGACCCGCGATCAGGGAAAGATACAGGCCCTGCCAGGCGTAGCGCGCGCAAAGGTGGGGCTCGTCACGACCAATACACTGGGCCACAAAGGTACCCACACAGCCCACAATTCCCAGGAGGAGCGTGCTCACCGTATACGACCAGATGCTCGCCGACCCCACCGCGGCCAACTCTTCCGTTCCGAGCATGTTCACCATGACCCGGTCCGTAAACTCCATCACCGCGAAAGAGAGCGACCCCAGGACAATGGGGCCGGACATGACGGTAATTTCACGCACACCGGTCCAGCGTGATTCATCCTTCTGGTGCACTACGGAACTCACTACGTTGACTGGCCTCGTTTACCCATCTCGCCCAAAACGCCCTAGGGTAACACACTTCAGGGCCGAAAGGCATTCTTGAAAGGCCCAGGACCGGAGACGAAAGTCGAGGGCGCGTCCGATAATGACTATCGACTATCAACTGACTACGCATAACGCACTGGACTTTTTCGACGATTCCGTGTAGCCTCAATGTATGGCACTGATCGGACTTCACATAAACGACCCTGCCAATCGCCTCACGTTGAAGGCCATGTTGGAATTGGAGGGGCACAGGATCCTCGAAGGTGATGTGGGTACACCCCTGCTCATTACCGACGACTTGGACAGGGCGGCAGACCGTGTTTCAGACGCAACCACGGTTCTGGTCCTCTGCACCTCCGACGAGGTCGGACGCGCGGTGGACGCCATGAAGAAGGGCGTATACGGGTACATATTCCTCCCTTTCCAGCCGGGCGAAGCGGGCCTCATGGTGCAACGCGCCCTGGGCGGCAGCTCGACGGAGTCGGGTGCGGCCCCCGCTCCGGAAAGCCCCCTGCGCCGCCTGGAGGACGTCGAATCGGAGTACATCCTCGGCGTGTTAAGGCGCTGTAAGAACAATCAGGCCCGGGCCGCCCGCGTTCTCGGCATCGGGCGGAACACCCTCTGGCGTAAACTGCGCAAAATCGAGACCTTCAGAAAGATGGCCGGCCAGCCCCCGCTGGACTGAGGCCGGGCCATATCCCATTTGCCAAGCCCGATCACGCTTATCCGATTTTGCCTCCCTTGCTCTGCTATACTCTTGCCAGCTTCAACCCGGAAATCCTCCCCATGACCCAACTCGGCTGGCACAGCCTCGGAACCGCCTTCGACTGCACCTGCGGCGAACGCCACGAGCTCCCCATCGAACGCTGCACCATCGGCGAAAACGCCGCGCGGGATCTGG
This window encodes:
- a CDS encoding MATE family efflux transporter, yielding MSSVVHQKDESRWTGVREITVMSGPIVLGSLSFAVMEFTDRVMVNMLGTEELAAVGSASIWSYTVSTLLLGIVGCVGTFVAQCIGRDEPHLCARYAWQGLYLSLIAGLISIVFYPLAPYLFGLMGHEAEVTRLELEYFQPRIFSYLPLAFVTTLAVFFQASNYAVVPMVMAIIGTAVNVVLNYMLIFGNWGAPALGIAGSAWATNASMYLQFFLLFAVFLSGPFHRQFNTRGEMGFDRAKAVELVRVGGPAGGMMFLDVANWSIFISFVVGRLGAVPLAANNVALSFMQLSFIPAFALNQGVSAIVGQYIGRQDFERAKARTYTALRMGMSYMVVMGALFGIFGSDLIALVFDPEEALVLSLGHQLLIVAAVFQIFDAIVIVMSGALRGAGDTRWMLVVTFLSAYVVFIPCATVLAFRYNGGALGAWVGAAVYIFVLSCFMWWRFRSERWRHINIFSESIPGPAHAPQPAPEN